From the Stigmatella erecta genome, one window contains:
- the prmC gene encoding peptide chain release factor N(5)-glutamine methyltransferase: MSGETWTIRKVLTWTAQHFEKRQVDSPRLTAEVLLSHLLNMGRVRLYVDLDRPLSKEELTAYRALIERRMAGEPTQYLTGTKEFYNRPFRVDARVLIPRPETELLVEAALHALPKDAPSRALDVCTGSGCIAISLAAERPQASVTATDLSPGACALAQENAEALGVGGRLTLLQGDLFAPLPPEARFALVVSNPPYIASGEIPGLSAEVRREPHLALDGGRDGLDLIRRVIQGARRHLEPGGLLAMEIGETQGAAVKELLQAAGYENARVEKDLERRDRLAFGTHPVATGPRG, encoded by the coding sequence ATGAGCGGCGAGACCTGGACCATCCGCAAGGTCCTGACCTGGACGGCGCAGCACTTCGAGAAGCGCCAGGTGGACTCGCCCCGGCTCACCGCGGAGGTGCTCCTGTCGCACCTGCTGAACATGGGCCGGGTGCGCCTGTACGTGGACCTGGACCGGCCGCTCTCCAAGGAGGAGCTGACCGCCTACCGCGCCCTCATCGAGCGCCGCATGGCGGGCGAGCCCACCCAGTACCTCACGGGCACGAAGGAGTTCTACAACCGCCCCTTCCGGGTGGATGCGCGCGTGCTCATTCCCCGCCCCGAGACGGAGCTGCTCGTGGAGGCGGCCCTGCACGCCCTGCCCAAGGACGCGCCCAGCCGCGCCCTGGATGTGTGCACGGGCTCCGGCTGCATCGCCATCAGCCTGGCCGCCGAGCGCCCCCAGGCCTCGGTGACGGCCACGGACCTGTCCCCCGGCGCGTGCGCCCTGGCCCAGGAGAACGCCGAGGCCCTGGGGGTGGGCGGCCGCCTCACCCTCCTCCAGGGGGACCTCTTCGCCCCGCTGCCCCCGGAGGCCCGCTTCGCCCTGGTGGTCTCCAACCCGCCCTACATCGCCTCGGGGGAGATTCCGGGCCTGTCGGCGGAGGTGCGCCGCGAGCCCCACTTGGCGCTGGACGGGGGCCGGGACGGGCTGGACTTGATTCGCCGCGTCATCCAGGGGGCCCGCCGGCACCTGGAGCCTGGCGGCCTGCTTGCAATGGAGATTGGGGAAACCCAGGGGGCCGCCGTGAAGGAGCTGCTCCAGGCCGCGGGCTACGAGAACGCGCGCGTGGAGAAGGACCTGGAGCGGCGGGACCGCCTCGCTTTTGGGACACACCCCGTGGCCACCGGGCCGCGGGGGTGA
- a CDS encoding CapA family protein — MRRAILLPLLLATACAHRAPLPPEPPPVPPAEPAVTLPTPPPPPAEPPPPARPVSLLVGGDVTIGHHYQTYFDEQVAKGRSREEMFAHGFQGVKAVAEAADLFLVNLECPFTDGGEKLPKNFNFRARPELVQTLLAGSVDVVSLANNHMMDYGPQGLLDTLATLEAARIPYFGAGRTLAEARRPALVTVGGVRFAFLGYFFLGTRNIEPPQVYATESTPGVAGHFSDITVMERMLREDILAAKAQADVVLPYFHWGREGTFEPEPYQLQLARVAIEAGAAGVLGSHPHVLQGMELYQGAPVVYSLGNFVFGGNWNPREKRSALFQARFTPGGYVSSELFPLRTDRYPEVPIQPVLVTGPEAESVLRLLATHSEKLPRMLPELEPWRPAAPPP, encoded by the coding sequence ATGCGCCGCGCCATCCTGCTCCCGCTCCTGCTTGCCACCGCGTGTGCCCACCGGGCCCCGCTTCCCCCTGAACCCCCTCCGGTCCCGCCCGCCGAGCCGGCTGTCACCCTGCCAACACCGCCGCCCCCTCCCGCCGAGCCGCCCCCCCCTGCCCGCCCGGTGAGCCTGCTGGTGGGCGGAGACGTGACGATCGGCCACCACTACCAGACGTACTTCGACGAGCAGGTGGCCAAGGGGCGCTCTCGCGAGGAGATGTTCGCCCACGGCTTCCAGGGCGTGAAGGCGGTGGCCGAGGCGGCGGACCTCTTCCTCGTCAACCTGGAGTGCCCCTTCACCGACGGCGGCGAGAAGCTGCCCAAGAACTTCAACTTCCGCGCGCGGCCCGAGCTCGTCCAGACGCTGCTGGCGGGCAGCGTGGACGTGGTGAGCCTGGCCAACAACCACATGATGGACTACGGCCCCCAGGGGCTGCTCGACACGCTGGCCACGCTGGAGGCCGCGCGCATCCCCTACTTCGGCGCGGGGCGCACCCTGGCCGAGGCGCGGCGCCCGGCCCTCGTCACCGTGGGCGGCGTGCGCTTCGCCTTCCTGGGCTACTTCTTCCTGGGCACCCGCAACATCGAGCCGCCCCAGGTGTACGCCACGGAGAGCACGCCGGGGGTGGCGGGCCACTTCTCGGACATCACCGTCATGGAGCGGATGCTGCGCGAGGACATCCTCGCGGCGAAGGCCCAGGCGGACGTGGTGCTGCCCTACTTCCACTGGGGGCGCGAGGGCACCTTCGAGCCGGAGCCCTACCAGCTCCAGCTGGCGCGGGTGGCGATTGAAGCGGGGGCCGCGGGGGTGCTCGGCAGCCACCCGCACGTGCTCCAGGGCATGGAGCTGTACCAGGGCGCGCCGGTGGTCTACTCGCTGGGGAACTTCGTCTTCGGGGGCAACTGGAACCCGCGCGAGAAGCGCAGCGCGCTCTTCCAGGCCCGCTTCACCCCGGGGGGCTACGTGTCGAGCGAGCTCTTCCCGCTGCGCACGGACCGCTATCCCGAGGTGCCCATCCAGCCGGTCCTCGTCACCGGGCCGGAGGCGGAATCCGTTCTGCGGCTGCTGGCCACCCACTCCGAGAAACTGCCCCGGATGCTGCCCGAGCTGGAGCCGTGGCGCCCGGCAGCCCCGCCCCCCTGA
- a CDS encoding hemolysin family protein: protein MEWLFLGLALLLVFANGFFVATEFAIVKVRATRLQALVDEGRPGAGNAMKMVEKLDAFLSATQFGITLASLGLGWLGEPAFAHLLEPLLTGLVPEGASTTLAHSAAVAIAFALITFLHIVVGELAPKSLAIQRAEATTLAVALPMRAFYFLFYPAIWLLNGIARKLLNAFGIEAASEAHEAHNEDELRVILHSSAEAGSITTSRAELLERALEMAQKTARQVMVPRNQVKYLDVEEPLEKCIADARAAGHTWLPVCRGSMDEVEGVVNAKDLFFLLSKGELRALSQVQRPVLFIPENVSLEQLLAEFRRRRRQTALVVDEHGGTSGLVSIADVVAEVVGDVAELGRRMDEVRSLPGGRFELPGTAQLDDLEDRLDVSFDLSEDEQGEVTTIAGYLMTKLGRVPEKGDSLKLDMWRIQVEEVEGPRVVRVTVEPQSATKPSVPPAGTPGMPPAP from the coding sequence ATGGAATGGCTTTTTCTCGGACTGGCGCTCCTGCTCGTGTTCGCCAATGGCTTCTTCGTGGCGACGGAGTTCGCCATCGTGAAGGTCCGTGCCACGCGCCTCCAGGCGCTGGTGGACGAGGGCCGGCCCGGCGCGGGCAACGCGATGAAGATGGTGGAGAAGCTGGACGCCTTCCTCTCCGCCACGCAGTTCGGCATCACCCTGGCCTCGCTGGGGCTCGGCTGGCTGGGTGAGCCCGCCTTCGCCCACCTCCTGGAGCCGCTCCTGACGGGGCTCGTGCCGGAGGGGGCCAGCACCACGCTGGCCCACAGCGCCGCGGTGGCCATCGCCTTCGCGCTCATCACCTTCCTGCACATCGTCGTGGGGGAGCTGGCGCCCAAGAGCCTGGCCATTCAGCGCGCCGAGGCCACCACGCTCGCCGTGGCGCTGCCGATGCGCGCCTTCTACTTCCTCTTCTACCCGGCCATCTGGCTGCTCAACGGCATTGCCCGGAAGCTGCTGAACGCCTTCGGCATCGAGGCGGCCAGCGAGGCGCACGAGGCGCACAACGAGGACGAGCTGCGCGTCATCCTCCACAGCTCCGCGGAGGCGGGCTCCATCACCACCTCGCGCGCGGAGCTGCTCGAGCGCGCCCTGGAGATGGCCCAGAAGACGGCCCGCCAGGTGATGGTGCCCCGCAACCAGGTGAAGTACCTGGACGTGGAGGAGCCCCTGGAGAAGTGCATCGCGGACGCGCGGGCCGCCGGGCACACCTGGCTGCCGGTGTGCCGGGGCAGCATGGACGAGGTGGAGGGCGTGGTGAACGCCAAGGACCTCTTCTTCCTGCTCTCCAAGGGCGAGCTGCGCGCGCTCTCCCAGGTTCAGCGCCCCGTGCTCTTCATCCCCGAGAACGTCAGCCTGGAGCAGCTCCTGGCTGAGTTCCGCCGCCGCCGCCGCCAGACGGCGCTGGTGGTGGACGAGCACGGGGGCACCTCGGGGCTGGTGAGCATCGCGGACGTGGTGGCCGAGGTGGTGGGCGACGTGGCGGAGCTGGGCCGGCGCATGGACGAGGTGCGCTCGCTGCCAGGGGGCCGCTTCGAGCTGCCCGGCACCGCGCAGCTGGACGACTTGGAGGACCGGCTGGACGTCTCCTTCGATCTCAGCGAGGACGAGCAGGGCGAGGTGACGACCATCGCCGGCTACCTCATGACGAAGCTGGGGCGCGTGCCCGAGAAGGGCGACAGCCTCAAGCTGGACATGTGGCGCATCCAGGTGGAGGAAGTTGAAGGCCCCCGGGTGGTGCGGGTGACGGTGGAGCCCCAGTCTGCCACCAAGCCCTCCGTGCCGCCGGCGGGCACCCCGGGGATGCCCCCGGCCCCCTGA
- the smc gene encoding chromosome segregation protein SMC — MRIKRLDITGFKSFMDRSVFSFDDGVTGIVGPNGCGKSNVVDAIRWAMGEQSAKNLRGRGMEDVIFNGSESKPPLSMAEVSLTFLIEETDQLAPPYQGFPEITVTRRLFRNGDSEYLINKTTCRLLDITELLLGTGVGTKAYSIIEQGRVGLIVSSKPEDRRSLIEEAAGITKYKARRKAAERKMEATEANLLRVTDITNELEKRLETLTRQAKKAEKYKKLKSRMREIDLHAASHRYLELLSEKKVLQARLESLDTEERGSVDRVRELEEAITRRRAELEAEATALQTLAGEVHALESAVQRDDQDLAYARKDLEETSARVAQAEAELKGLLERQAEVAGTMAAREAELSGIAGAWKEDEVAMQVAQEEMRRSTHLQTEVSMRLEQERAGLVAVAARLANHESNLVNLARQRTDLEARRAKNRAEAEALRAQEEALDTVRTEVLRRVEESRHNALELAERKGQEEEALARTRAAFAESEIQVISLREGLADKRSRLTSLEELHKNYEGFDRGVRAVMVRAGQQFREQGIFGLVADVITAPARYERAVEAALGERLQHVIVESREKGFELVDYLRSAAEGRGSFLPMPGGEQLPPVVVPDLSRPGVLASAFTEVKYEEALQPAMRLLLGDVIIVQDMASARAYEAAGGPACTLVTLEGEVLRADGTLTGGEREGAAVGALQKKREIAELAAEVAQVEERYNEILTRHYSLQKQMGQTEGVLSGLAKNQHAEELNLASQQKDLHKASEDLARVRERLSTLDSEDAQLGHSHGALLNEEENSRGEVAHGQADREGREERVRQLSGEMETLKQRADTLSAELMALRIKVASGSERGESARKELESLLTQRREMEGRVHRLQALVGEGTGRVDELRRRIESTEDGRAKRAEEYRQGAEALETRRTAHTTATTEVREQDTQFRELRGRLDELMQGLSQISLKEREIALELEHLSAGIRERHQVELAHELHHYHLLAPLAPEVEAELKDLRSQVEKMGEINLTAIDEHAELAKRYDFLAGQKKDLTSSLEQLKEAITRIDATSRERFKQTFDVVNEKFQAVFPRLFGGGRASLVLTNEGPGAEQGVEIVAQPPGKKLQSVNLLSGGEKALTAVALIFGIFLIKPTPFCLLDEVDAPLDEGNVGRYNDMVKEMSRQSQFILITHNKRTMEVADTLYGVTMEEPGISKLVSVKLHEAAAANDNASVA; from the coding sequence ATGCGAATCAAGCGCCTGGACATCACTGGATTCAAGTCGTTCATGGACCGGAGCGTCTTCAGCTTCGATGACGGCGTCACCGGCATCGTCGGCCCCAACGGCTGCGGCAAATCCAACGTGGTGGACGCCATCCGCTGGGCCATGGGCGAGCAGAGCGCCAAGAACCTGCGCGGCCGGGGCATGGAGGACGTCATCTTCAACGGCTCGGAGTCCAAGCCGCCGCTGTCGATGGCCGAGGTGTCGCTCACCTTCCTCATCGAGGAGACGGACCAGCTGGCCCCGCCGTACCAGGGCTTCCCGGAGATCACCGTCACCCGGCGCCTGTTCCGCAACGGCGACTCCGAGTACCTCATCAATAAAACCACCTGCCGCCTGCTGGACATCACCGAGCTGCTCCTGGGCACCGGCGTGGGCACCAAGGCCTACTCCATCATCGAGCAGGGCCGGGTGGGGCTCATCGTCTCCAGCAAGCCCGAGGACCGGCGCTCCCTCATCGAGGAGGCCGCGGGCATCACCAAGTACAAGGCCCGCCGCAAGGCCGCCGAGCGCAAGATGGAGGCCACCGAGGCGAACCTCCTGCGCGTCACGGACATCACCAACGAGCTGGAGAAGCGGCTGGAGACGCTGACCCGGCAGGCCAAGAAGGCCGAGAAGTACAAGAAGCTCAAGTCGCGCATGCGGGAAATCGACCTGCACGCCGCCTCGCACCGCTACCTGGAGCTGCTCTCGGAGAAGAAGGTGCTCCAGGCCCGGCTGGAGAGCCTGGACACCGAGGAGCGCGGCAGCGTGGACCGGGTGCGCGAGCTGGAGGAGGCCATCACCCGGCGCCGCGCGGAGCTGGAGGCCGAGGCCACCGCCCTGCAGACGCTGGCCGGCGAGGTGCACGCCCTGGAGAGCGCCGTGCAGCGCGACGACCAGGACCTGGCCTACGCGCGCAAGGACCTGGAGGAGACGAGCGCCCGGGTGGCCCAGGCCGAGGCCGAGCTGAAGGGGCTGCTGGAGCGCCAGGCGGAGGTGGCCGGCACCATGGCCGCCCGCGAGGCGGAGCTGTCGGGCATCGCCGGGGCGTGGAAGGAGGACGAGGTGGCCATGCAGGTGGCGCAGGAGGAGATGCGCCGCAGCACCCACCTGCAGACCGAGGTGTCCATGCGCCTGGAGCAGGAGCGCGCGGGGCTCGTCGCCGTGGCGGCGCGCCTGGCCAACCACGAGTCCAACCTCGTCAACCTGGCGCGCCAGCGCACGGACCTGGAGGCCCGCCGCGCCAAGAACCGCGCCGAGGCCGAGGCCCTGCGCGCCCAGGAGGAGGCGCTGGACACCGTGCGCACCGAGGTGCTGCGCCGGGTGGAGGAGAGCCGCCACAACGCCCTGGAGCTGGCCGAGCGCAAGGGGCAGGAGGAGGAGGCCCTGGCGCGCACCCGCGCCGCCTTCGCCGAGAGCGAAATTCAGGTCATCAGCCTGCGCGAGGGGCTCGCCGACAAGCGCAGCCGGCTCACCTCGCTGGAGGAACTGCACAAGAACTACGAGGGCTTCGACCGCGGCGTGCGCGCGGTGATGGTGCGCGCCGGGCAGCAGTTCCGGGAGCAGGGCATCTTCGGCCTCGTGGCGGACGTGATCACCGCCCCGGCGCGGTACGAGCGCGCGGTGGAGGCGGCGCTCGGCGAGCGGCTGCAGCACGTCATCGTCGAGAGCCGGGAGAAGGGCTTCGAGCTGGTGGACTACCTGCGCTCGGCCGCCGAGGGCCGGGGCAGCTTCCTGCCGATGCCGGGCGGCGAGCAGCTTCCCCCCGTGGTGGTGCCGGACCTCAGCCGGCCCGGCGTGCTCGCCAGCGCCTTCACCGAGGTGAAGTACGAGGAGGCCCTCCAGCCGGCGATGCGGCTGCTGCTGGGCGACGTCATCATCGTCCAGGACATGGCCTCGGCGCGTGCCTACGAGGCCGCGGGGGGCCCGGCGTGCACCCTGGTGACGCTGGAGGGCGAGGTGCTGCGCGCCGATGGCACCCTCACCGGCGGTGAGCGCGAGGGCGCGGCCGTGGGCGCGCTCCAGAAGAAGCGGGAGATCGCCGAGCTGGCCGCCGAGGTGGCCCAGGTGGAGGAGCGCTACAACGAGATCCTCACCCGGCACTACTCGCTCCAGAAGCAGATGGGGCAGACCGAAGGGGTGCTGAGCGGGCTGGCGAAGAACCAGCACGCCGAGGAGCTGAACCTCGCCAGCCAGCAGAAGGACCTGCACAAGGCGAGCGAGGACCTCGCGCGGGTGCGCGAGCGCCTGTCCACCCTGGACTCCGAGGACGCGCAGCTGGGCCACTCCCACGGGGCCCTGCTGAACGAGGAGGAGAACAGCCGGGGCGAGGTGGCCCACGGCCAGGCGGACCGCGAGGGGCGCGAGGAGCGCGTGCGGCAGCTCTCCGGGGAGATGGAGACGCTCAAGCAGCGCGCGGACACGCTGTCCGCGGAGCTGATGGCCCTGCGCATCAAAGTCGCCTCCGGCAGCGAGCGCGGCGAGTCGGCCCGCAAGGAGCTGGAGAGCCTGCTCACCCAGCGCCGGGAGATGGAGGGGCGCGTCCATCGCCTCCAGGCCCTGGTGGGCGAGGGGACGGGCCGTGTGGACGAGCTGCGGCGGCGCATCGAGTCGACCGAGGACGGGCGGGCCAAGCGGGCCGAGGAGTACCGTCAGGGCGCCGAGGCGCTGGAGACGCGGCGGACCGCGCACACCACGGCCACCACCGAGGTGCGCGAGCAGGACACGCAGTTCCGCGAGCTGCGCGGCCGCCTGGACGAGCTGATGCAGGGCCTGTCTCAGATTTCGCTCAAGGAGCGGGAGATCGCCCTGGAGCTGGAGCACCTGTCGGCGGGCATCCGGGAGCGGCACCAGGTGGAGCTGGCGCACGAGCTGCACCACTACCACCTGCTGGCCCCGCTGGCGCCCGAGGTGGAGGCGGAGCTGAAGGACCTGCGCTCCCAGGTGGAGAAGATGGGGGAGATCAACCTCACCGCCATCGACGAGCACGCGGAGCTGGCCAAGCGCTACGACTTCCTGGCGGGCCAGAAGAAGGATCTGACGTCCTCGCTGGAGCAGCTCAAGGAGGCCATCACCCGCATCGACGCCACCAGCCGCGAGCGCTTCAAGCAGACCTTCGACGTGGTGAACGAGAAGTTCCAGGCCGTCTTCCCCCGGCTGTTCGGCGGCGGGCGGGCCAGCCTGGTGCTCACCAACGAGGGGCCGGGCGCCGAGCAGGGCGTGGAGATCGTCGCCCAGCCGCCGGGCAAGAAGCTGCAGAGCGTCAACCTGCTGTCGGGCGGCGAGAAGGCCCTCACCGCCGTGGCGCTCATCTTCGGCATCTTCCTCATCAAGCCCACGCCCTTCTGCCTCCTGGACGAGGTGGACGCGCCGCTGGATGAGGGCAACGTGGGCCGCTACAACGACATGGTGAAGGAGATGAGCCGCCAGTCGCAGTTCATCCTCATCACCCACAACAAGCGGACCATGGAAGTGGCCGACACGCTCTACGGCGTGACGATGGAGGAGCCGGGCATCTCCAAGCTCGTGAGCGTGAAGCTGCACGAGGCGGCCGCCGCCAACGACAACGCCTCCGTAGCCTGA
- a CDS encoding sigma 54-interacting transcriptional regulator yields the protein MTDKPEVTQSVQVESEGRPVRIQVREWTVEVSAGPDKSKKLTTQDSLVRVGSDPSSDLVLTDPTVSRRHLEIERTPKGLLLKDLGSRNGTYLDGRQVFQVLLQSGDKVQLGKTRLTIKPDTRTTEVEVPSGADSFGSLVGTSERMRLVFSDLRRIAREDMNLLIEGETGTGKELAARAVHQHSSRRHGPFKVVDCNLITEEKAERELFGSMRSVEDGDKGVRGVFEAAQGGTLFLDEVGELPLALQPKLLRVLERREVPTLDGGAVPVNVRVIASTHRNLEEDVRQGRFRADLYFRLAVARVRLPPLRTRREDIPVLSQSLLDSLKSSFELTPQTISLFEGYEWPGNVRELRNVLERGALMQETGNTSWLDFMAQPPQKSEGGPPPTSVGALVTGMNYHEAKDRVLADFERLYFAEVMKEVGFDMKTAEQRTGLSMQSLYRLLKKNGLRLKDLKNAEGLDK from the coding sequence ATGACCGACAAGCCCGAAGTCACCCAGTCCGTCCAGGTGGAATCCGAAGGCCGCCCCGTGCGCATCCAGGTGCGCGAGTGGACCGTGGAGGTTTCCGCCGGGCCGGACAAGAGCAAGAAGCTCACCACCCAGGACTCGCTGGTGCGCGTGGGCTCGGACCCCTCCAGCGACCTGGTCCTCACCGACCCGACCGTCAGCCGCCGGCACCTGGAAATCGAGCGCACCCCCAAGGGGCTGCTGCTGAAGGACCTGGGCAGCCGCAACGGCACGTACCTGGACGGCCGGCAGGTGTTCCAGGTGCTCCTGCAGTCCGGCGACAAGGTGCAGCTTGGCAAAACGCGGCTCACCATCAAGCCGGACACCCGCACCACCGAGGTGGAGGTGCCCTCCGGGGCGGACTCCTTCGGCTCGCTGGTGGGCACCTCCGAGCGCATGCGCCTGGTGTTCTCGGACCTGCGCCGCATCGCCCGCGAGGACATGAACCTGCTCATCGAGGGGGAGACGGGCACCGGCAAGGAGCTGGCCGCGCGCGCCGTGCACCAGCACTCCTCGCGCCGCCACGGCCCCTTCAAAGTCGTGGACTGCAACCTCATCACCGAGGAGAAGGCCGAGCGCGAGCTGTTCGGCTCCATGCGCTCCGTGGAGGATGGGGACAAGGGCGTGCGCGGCGTCTTCGAGGCCGCCCAGGGCGGCACCCTCTTCCTGGACGAGGTGGGCGAGCTGCCCCTGGCGCTGCAGCCCAAGCTCCTGCGCGTGCTGGAGCGCCGCGAGGTGCCCACGCTGGATGGCGGCGCGGTGCCCGTGAACGTGCGCGTCATCGCCTCCACCCACCGCAACCTGGAGGAGGACGTGCGCCAGGGCCGCTTCCGCGCGGACCTGTACTTCCGGCTGGCGGTGGCGCGCGTGCGCCTGCCGCCCCTGCGCACCCGGCGCGAGGACATCCCGGTGCTCTCCCAGTCCCTGCTGGACTCGCTGAAGTCCTCCTTCGAGCTCACCCCGCAGACCATTTCCCTGTTCGAGGGCTACGAGTGGCCCGGCAACGTGCGCGAGCTGCGCAACGTGCTGGAGCGCGGCGCGCTCATGCAGGAGACGGGCAACACGAGCTGGCTGGACTTCATGGCCCAGCCGCCCCAGAAGAGCGAGGGGGGCCCGCCGCCCACCAGCGTGGGCGCGCTCGTCACGGGGATGAACTACCACGAGGCCAAGGACCGCGTGCTGGCTGACTTCGAGCGCCTCTACTTCGCCGAGGTGATGAAGGAGGTGGGCTTCGACATGAAGACCGCCGAGCAGCGCACCGGCCTGTCCATGCAGAGCCTCTACCGGCTGTTGAAGAAGAACGGCTTGCGCCTCAAGGACCTCAAGAACGCCGAAGGTCTTGATAAGTAG
- a CDS encoding tetratricopeptide repeat protein: MAREKDNIALSDEHNSRGIELADRGWLDEAIKEFKKAIELDPSSAHAHDNLATVYAEKKLFREALGEYLTALKLEPESATAHYNLACFLSTHAAEMAVEEYKEAIELDPEYPDAHLNLGLTYADQGRVEEAMRELQTAIELDPQDAFPRHELAALQMDEGDYRSAITQLKEVVRLEQDNFEAHLDLGICYAQKGFYAEAERAYEKARGLNAEDLLLNYNLAALYALWGRPKDAVTFLRQALTADKSKVMGWLSTDPMFDALKGDAEFEALF, translated from the coding sequence ATGGCCCGGGAAAAGGACAACATCGCGCTCTCCGACGAGCACAACTCTCGTGGCATCGAGCTGGCGGACCGTGGGTGGCTGGACGAGGCCATCAAGGAGTTCAAGAAGGCGATCGAGCTGGACCCTTCCTCGGCCCACGCGCACGACAACCTGGCCACCGTCTACGCCGAGAAGAAGCTCTTCCGGGAGGCGCTGGGGGAGTACCTCACGGCGCTGAAGCTGGAGCCCGAGAGCGCCACCGCGCACTACAACCTCGCCTGCTTCCTCTCCACGCACGCCGCCGAGATGGCGGTGGAGGAGTACAAGGAGGCCATCGAGCTGGATCCGGAGTACCCGGACGCGCACCTGAACCTGGGCCTCACCTACGCGGACCAGGGCCGGGTGGAGGAGGCGATGCGCGAGCTGCAGACGGCCATCGAGCTGGATCCGCAGGACGCCTTCCCCCGGCACGAGCTGGCCGCGCTGCAGATGGACGAGGGCGACTACCGCTCGGCCATCACCCAGCTCAAGGAAGTGGTGCGGCTGGAGCAGGACAACTTCGAGGCCCACCTGGACCTGGGCATCTGCTACGCGCAGAAGGGCTTCTACGCCGAGGCCGAGCGGGCCTACGAGAAGGCGCGGGGGCTCAACGCGGAGGACCTGCTCCTCAACTACAACCTGGCGGCGCTCTACGCGCTGTGGGGCCGTCCCAAGGATGCCGTCACCTTCCTGCGCCAGGCGCTCACGGCCGACAAGTCCAAGGTGATGGGCTGGTTGTCGACGGACCCCATGTTCGACGCGCTCAAGGGCGACGCCGAGTTCGAAGCGCTATTCTGA
- the prfA gene encoding peptide chain release factor 1, with amino-acid sequence MIDKLEEVERRFERLTADLSNPEVLADSAKLQKVSKERAALEKLVETFRTYRKVLGDLREVEAWLDGGDADEKAYARETLPGLKQQREELEQSLKVLLLPKDPNDEKDVILEIRAGAGGDEAGLFAEEVMQMYLRYAAQQGWKADIVDMSPGSVGGVKDVTITLSGSAVFSNMKYESGVHRVQRVPATETQGRIHTSTITVSVMPEAEDVDVQINPADIEMQVMRSTGSGGQSVNTTDSAVRLIHKPSGIVVKCQQEKSQTKNRTQAMRMLRTKLYEIEQERIRSERDSMRRGQVGTGDRSEKIRTYNFPQDRLTDHRISLTVHNLPGIMAGGIEDVITACRTHYQAEALKQQTGGGQPRSEGP; translated from the coding sequence ATGATTGACAAGCTTGAAGAGGTTGAGCGCCGGTTCGAGCGCCTCACCGCCGACCTGTCCAACCCCGAGGTGCTCGCCGACTCGGCGAAGCTCCAGAAGGTCTCCAAGGAGCGCGCCGCGCTCGAGAAGCTCGTCGAGACCTTCCGCACCTACCGCAAAGTGCTGGGCGACTTGCGCGAGGTGGAGGCCTGGCTGGACGGCGGGGATGCGGACGAGAAGGCGTACGCCCGAGAGACCCTGCCCGGGCTGAAGCAGCAGCGCGAGGAGCTGGAGCAGAGCCTCAAGGTCCTGCTGCTGCCCAAGGATCCGAACGACGAGAAGGACGTCATCCTGGAAATCCGCGCCGGCGCGGGCGGGGACGAGGCGGGCCTGTTCGCCGAGGAAGTCATGCAGATGTACCTCCGCTACGCGGCCCAGCAGGGCTGGAAGGCGGACATCGTCGACATGAGCCCGGGCAGCGTGGGCGGCGTCAAGGACGTCACCATCACCCTGTCGGGCAGCGCGGTCTTCAGCAACATGAAGTACGAGTCGGGGGTCCACCGGGTGCAGCGCGTGCCCGCCACCGAGACCCAAGGGCGCATCCACACCTCCACCATCACCGTCTCGGTGATGCCCGAGGCAGAGGACGTGGATGTGCAGATCAACCCCGCGGACATCGAGATGCAGGTGATGCGCTCCACGGGCTCGGGCGGCCAGAGCGTCAACACCACGGACTCCGCGGTGCGCCTCATCCACAAGCCCTCGGGCATCGTGGTGAAGTGCCAGCAGGAGAAGAGCCAGACGAAGAACCGCACCCAGGCCATGCGCATGCTGCGCACCAAGCTCTATGAAATCGAGCAGGAGCGCATCCGCTCCGAGCGCGACTCCATGCGCCGCGGCCAGGTGGGCACCGGCGACCGGAGCGAGAAGATCCGCACCTACAACTTCCCGCAGGACCGGCTCACCGACCACCGCATCAGCCTCACGGTGCACAACCTGCCGGGCATCATGGCCGGGGGCATCGAAGACGTCATCACCGCCTGCCGCACGCACTACCAGGCGGAGGCCCTCAAGCAGCAGACCGGCGGGGGCCAGCCCCGCTCCGAAGGCCCATGA